AAGTAAGAtacttaggtaggtacagggTACAGCCTGTAAATCAGGAAGGGGCTGTACTCTGCAAAAACACCAGTGTACTTGCACGTGAGAGGGGTAGTACAGACTGGTAGTCTGCTGGTGACATGTACCTCGCGCTTTGACATCCTGCCGGCCGGTTGGTCTACTCCGTACAGTACAGCTGCAGAATTGCTTTCACATGGCGCCACAGCCAGGCTGGAAGCTTGGGGTTCAACGGTTAATGGCTCACCGCgataaaaaagaagaaaaaagaacaagtgCGCCAGTGGATATACTTCCGACAAAGAAGTAAAATTTCATCGAAAATCCTCAACTTTTTGCACCGTACCTCCGATCCGAATGGCCACAGGCAGCCAGTTGTCTGGTAAACGAGTCCCGTATTCTATTCTTCTCCGCCCCGGACATTCACTTACGGATGCCTCCCTAACCTACTCTTTTCGCGCCATTCCCTCGATACGGTACGACTTTGACGCGCTACCAAAGTCCCCTGATGAACTATTGCGCTTAGCCTTTTTGTTTGGGCCCGAAGCCAGACTTGCGGGATTCTGCTAGTGGGACAACTAAGACTCGTTACCGTTGGGATGATTAGGCGCTTATGCAACGGCAAGCCTCTCCAGGTCAGGGCTGATCAAAGCTTCACCGACCTTTTTATCTTCACCACTTGGACCACAGTTCCCGCACGTGCATACAAAGACGATCATGTACCCATCAGACGGCAGCTGTGTTGCCTGCTAGCTCCGCCAAGAAGCAACAGTTCCGGCTTGCAAAATGCCATTTCTTGGATCCCCGGCTCGTGTTTCCCGAGCTCCTGACGTTGCTCCTGGTCCCTCAGACAAACCTTGGATGCGCCCGAGCTGCGGACATTGGCTGCTCGGAGCTCCCACCTGCATGTCCGGTCCCTGTCATACCCACCAGCTTCAAATATCTCGTTGACGGCCGTCTCGATTCCGTGATTTTGAACACCTTCCTAATCATCTCCTATAATCTACTTTCAAGTCGACCTCTGGAAACGGACAAAATAGCATAAATTACAAAACGCGATTACACAACCAagccagaaaagaaaaaccaccCAGCATAGTAAACATATACTCAGCCAACCATGGGTCGTAAGTTTACACCGCGGCTTATGCAAGCCAAAATTGTGCCTATCAGCTTGCTAACCTCCATCTCTTTACCACAGTCTTTGATACCAGCGACTCCTGGGAGGTTTGGACTGAGATTTCGGGCGTCCAGCGTGACCAAGCCCTCGAGCTCGTCCACGACCATGATTACTTTCTGCACACTGCGGACCCTCAGTTCGTCTCGTACGAGTCCGAGACGATCACCGCCAAGGACGGCCTGACGCGGCTGCCGGCCGACATGCACTCCGACGCTACGGGCCCTACCCAGTGCTACGCGGTAACGGACAACATTCCAGGCCCCATCGCCAAGCTTATCCCCGGCAAGTCCACCGCTGTCAACCACTACCAGCTCACCAACACCACCCAGGGCATGTTCATCAACTTCAAGGGTGCCATGGGTCTGGTCTCGGACCGCAAGATGACGATCCGTGACGCCGGAAACGGCAACATCAGGATTGTGCAGGAGGTCGGCCTCAAGTGCAAGAAGATGATGCTGGGCGTTCTCAGGGGCCAGTACGAGCAGCACTGGAGGAGAATCCACGAGGAGTACGCCAAGAAGATGGGCGGTGACATCGTCGGCCACTCGGATGGTCTGACTTCTGCTTGATTATGATATCCATTCCCGCCCTGTCGTGCTGGGTTGTTAATTCTTTTCATGCTGATTTGGCTTGATATCGTCCCTTTTATGGTACCTAGATTCTAGAAGATGAAAAATATTGTGCATATATTGCAGTCAGCACCATCTTGTTGGAAAGAACCTTTGATGGGCGTGATGGCAGAATTTGCTCGTGAACATCTCAATTGTTGCTTGATCAAGACCATGGGTGccaaaaaaagcacaagaGATAGGTGCTCGCAGGACGCCAATAGCACTTTCACAACCACCTCCAGTTCAGAACGATAGCAAACACAATGGCACAATAGGAAAACACACAAGCCAATAGTGTACCTGCAGTTGCAAACTTCTGCGTCGCTGGCCCACTTCATGCCGATATTTTTCTGTTTGCGTTCTTTCTCCAGGCAAACAGGCATCCGTTTCGTTCTTTCCTGGAGAAAGTTTTCTCGAAGTCGCGGCAACTCCGTTCAACCGGTGGGCTCGtcaagtctttttttttctttctctttctttttcttccatgCATCTACCACAGCCCGGAGAATGTTTGGGCTGCCTAAGTACCTTGAAAACGCTACCATTCCTTCACCCTcgaaacaaaaccaacgacaagaaagaagtcaagaaagaaaagagaggagcaaccaccaaaaaaacaaacaaaacaaacaaacagagCTAAAGGTATTGCGGTATACCAGTTTAGCCAGAAATTCAACCCTACCAAAAATCACGGTCTTTGACCTCCCTCTCACATCCATCTGAAACCCAGCCTCAACCGGACTCTTTCAATACTCTATAACTTTCCACCCATGGCTGGAGACGAATCCTCGCCGGCCGAAGCCGCGGCGACCCAAGCACTAGTTAACAGCATCATGGCCGTGCTGGGCACCACCCCGATCACGCTCTCCGAAGACGATGTGCGCCAAGTGTGGGCCCTTCTGACCGCAACGCAGCGCGAGTGGACGACGGCCGCGACGCGTCGCCAGACCGACAGGCTCCGAGCCGCCAACGAAGAGATAGACAGCCTGGGATACATACTGGTGGGGAAGCGGGCCGACATGAACCAGCTGCTGTGCAACGTTAACCGGAAGCAGGCGTGGATCAATGCGCTGGAAGAGCGGGTGTTGGAAAAAGAGGTCGTGGTTGAAAGCCAGAGGCGCTGTATCGAGGAGATTGAAAGCGTCATTCGGGATTTGATGGCGGTCTGTGACGCTGTTTGTGAGTCTGACGTGAGCGATACGAGAGAGGGCGAGGATGAAGGCAACCCATGTCTCAACGAAATTTCAAAAAAATTACCCAATTCTGCTAGGGTACTAGACAAGATACGACGGTCGCTGGCCAGTATTCAGACTTTGCTCGCTGTCAGCCAAAATGATCAAAGCCTGGCCGTCAAAGCTCCTCGCTGAGCCAGGGGtgctcgaggagctgcttGGGCGTCTTCCGGTCCTCAGGCCTCCATCGAACCATACTCCATACCAGGTCCTCGAAGGAGTCGTTCTTGGGCGTTCGTTCGTGCTTCTGGTTGGTGCAATCCATGCGCGGAAGTCCTGTAATAGCATTCAATCTGAGGTTAACTACTGACAAACAAAGCGATGAGGAACGCTTGTTGGCGCAAGCAAGGCAATGTAGCCGGTTGAATAATGCGAAACATTAATATAACAAACCTTCTGGTGTAAAGTAGCGACCGCTGAAACGTCCCCGCTCAAGCATGTCCTTGGGCGGTGGTCCGATTTTTGACACGATAGAGGCCATGTGTGACGTCGAGTTCCAATGAAGGATAGGGTTGTCACCGTCACAATCGAGAGATCCATTGATGAGGTATTCGCGGCGCCACAGCTTCCAGAGCTGAATCATAGAGAGCATGTCAGTCAACACATTCGACAACGATGATCAACAGACAAGCTTTGAGACGGACGTGTACTAACCATCAAACCCAGGTTCCAAACATCAGCAGCAAATGTCACCTCAAGACCCAAAAGAACCTCGGGTGCCATGTACATGGACTTGGGGGTGCCCTCAGGGTCCCAAACCTCATACGCCACCCTCGTCTGTCCAAAGCTCCCCAGGAGGACCTTGCAAAAGTCGGTGGTCTTGCCGAGCTTTTTCTCGTCAAACCTCGTCGACCGGTAGAGCGTAAAGTCTGTACAGTCTCTGGCCGTGACCGTCTTGACGTATGCCCGAGCCGCCGTGGTCCTGCTCGGCAGCGTCTTGATCAGCCCCAGCGTCTCCCTGACGATGGTCTCATCCAGCGGCACCCTGTACCCTACGTTTGCCTCGCAGACGTTGCCGTGCACGAGCCCGCACTCGGTGTGCAGGTAGTCGAGCGCGAACAGGAGCTGCTTGGTGCCGCGACGGAGGTGGTGGTTGCGCCAGCACGGGCTGGAGTAGACCGTCGCCCAGTACCGCCACATGGGCTTCTGCACCAGGCAGGCGTGGCGCTCGTCGTTGGGGATTATTTCTGACGAGGGCTTGCTCCTCGTCGGGCCGCCGGGCCGTCGGATTGGCTCCACGGGTCGGGTGTGGTTGATAAATGGATAGCCTGGGTGCTTGGGGTTGGCGTGTATCGACATTCGGCGCTGGCAGTCCTCTTGTCGGTCGGCCTCGGGGGAGAGTCGCGTGCAGATCTTGAGAGCGACAAAGGTCTCTGACATGAGGTCGAATGCCATCCAGGCTGTGGAAGAGTCACCCCAGCCGAGCTTGATCAGAGCTGTTTTGCAAATAGAATACGGGATGATGGGTAAGTTGTTTGTCCACAAGGCAGAGGGTAAATATCAGATGCAAACACGATGCAACTCACTTTGGTAAGAAGTGCCCTTCAATATCCGGCCGAGCTCGACGGGATAGAAATCACCCCTTGCGAAGTTTTTGTGATTTTCCTCCTCAAATAGACCGCCATCCTCCTGGAAACTTGTGCACTTGAACGTCGGGACTCTGTACAACGCGGCTTGAGATGGCTTCAAGTGCTCACAGAGAACTTTGGTCTCTCTCCTGAGGCCATCGCGAACCTTCTTTCCGCAGTCCTTGAAGTCTTGATAGGAGCGAACGAAGCAATTTACTTGAAGTGACTCGCCAGCCCTTGCTTCGGCCGAATTTTGAGGCATTTCGCATGAGTAAGGTCTGGCTATGACATATATAGACAAGTAAATGTCTGGCGTAGACTGCGATTTTGTGCAAAATACAACTTTCCTGGAAGCAGAGTCGATATGAGAGCTCCAAAATAAAAGAATTTGGTGAATTTTAAGGGGCTAGTCAAGCTGTACCGACAAAAGAGGCCAAGAAAACCCACGAGCAAAACGAGAGAGAAGTAGAGTTTTGATCTCTTATTGTGCATGCCATTCACGCGTTCAGTCTTCAAGTGATTGAGAAAAGAtataacaaaaataaaaacctaCAAAATTGGTCACTGGGCAACGCCTGGCCTAAAAATGCATGGAAAAAAAGCATCATGTGCAATGCAATGCAGTTCGAGAGCTAGTAGTATTAAGCACACATGTCTAGAACAAAACTCTAAATCCATGTGCAGTCCACTGCAGCCTTCTATAACGTGACCCTCTTCTCGACAAACTTGAGCTCACCGAACGTCTCCTTGATCTCAGGAATGGCGGCCAGGTTCTCGAGGTAGGAAAAGACGGTCGGAGCAGACTTGCGCATCTCGGCGTCGAGCACGGAGCCGCCAGCGAAGAACAGGGGGGAGAAGACCATGAGGTCGGCATAGGTGAGCTTGTCGCCGACAAGGTACTTGCCGTTACCCTTGGCGAGGGTGGCCTCGATCTTGCCCAGGGCACGCTCAATGTTGGTGATGCAGCTGTTGTAACGGTTCTCGTCGGGCGCGTACATCTTCACGACGCACATGACAAAGATGGGCATGCAGTTGGCCGACAGCTCGCTGTCGGCGAAGAAGGCCCACTCCATGATCTTGGCCTTGGTCTGGGCGTCGGTGCCGAGCAGCTGGTCGGCTTTGttaccagcggcggcggcgtagtAGGCCATGGCTCCCGACTCGGCGAGCCGGAAGCCATCGGCAGTCTCCAGAGCGGGGACCTTTCCGAGGGGGAACTTGGCCAAGAACTCTTCAGACTTGTTGGTAACGCCCATTTGGAAATCGGGCGCGCCCACGATCTCGAGACCACCAAGCTTGCCGAGGGCGTGAACCTGAGATTACAGTTCTTGGTTAGCTGAGAGACTTCTACGCCAGATCGACCGGGGAGCTAGCTGTAGTAGAGGCTATGTGCT
Above is a genomic segment from Pyricularia oryzae 70-15 chromosome 7, whole genome shotgun sequence containing:
- a CDS encoding serine/threonine protein kinase is translated as MPQNSAEARAGESLQVNCFVRSYQDFKDCGKKVRDGLRRETKVLCEHLKPSQAALYRVPTFKCTSFQEDGGLFEEENHKNFARGDFYPVELGRILKGTSYQTLIKLGWGDSSTAWMAFDLMSETFVALKICTRLSPEADRQEDCQRRMSIHANPKHPGYPFINHTRPVEPIRRPGGPTRSKPSSEIIPNDERHACLVQKPMWRYWATVYSSPCWRNHHLRRGTKQLLFALDYLHTECGLVHGNVCEANVGYRVPLDETIVRETLGLIKTLPSRTTAARAYVKTVTARDCTDFTLYRSTRFDEKKLGKTTDFCKVLLGSFGQTRVAYEVWDPEGTPKSMYMAPEVLLGLEVTFAADVWNLGLMLWKLWRREYLINGSLDCDGDNPILHWNSTSHMASIVSKIGPPPKDMLERGRFSGRYFTPEGLPRMDCTNQKHERTPKNDSFEDLVWSMVRWRPEDRKTPKQLLEHPWLSEEL